AAAGCTGTTTCTGCAACTAAAGCAAACGTTGCTGATTTCGAAGTACGTCGTGCTGAGTTAGAAGCTGCGGCTACTGAGAAGCGCGCTACTGCTGAAGCACGTGCGGCTAAATTAGCCAGCATCAATGTTGTTATTACTGGCAATGCCGGTGACGAAGGCAAGCTATTCGGTTCTATCGGTACACGTGACATCGCTGATGCCATAACTGCCGCTGGCGTTGAGGTTAGCAAAAGCGAAGTTCGTTTACCTATCGGTGTAATCCGTGAAATAGGCGAATTCGAAATTGACGTGCAATTGCACTCAGAAGTAACGCAAACCGTTAAAGTTTCGGTAGTTGCTGAGTAAGATGCAGTCGCTAGTGCTTAGTCGCTAGTTGCTAGATTAAGAAAAAGGCCAGCTCCCTCTGTGGGTACTGGCCTTTTTTTGTTGGTTTGGGAGTCGCTAGCTCTTAGTCTCTAGTTCCTAGTGAAAAGATTAAAAAGCGCTGGACAAGGACTGTAGGTGCGGCAAGATTTTTACTATCGACTATCGACTATCGACTATCGACTATCGACTATCGACTATCGACTATCGACTATCGACTATCGACTATCGACTATCGACTATCGACTA
This window of the Dasania marina DSM 21967 genome carries:
- the rplI gene encoding 50S ribosomal protein L9, with translation MQVILLEKVGKLGELGDKVNVKAGFGRNYLLPYGKAVSATKANVADFEVRRAELEAAATEKRATAEARAAKLASINVVITGNAGDEGKLFGSIGTRDIADAITAAGVEVSKSEVRLPIGVIREIGEFEIDVQLHSEVTQTVKVSVVAE